Below is a genomic region from Candidatus Woesearchaeota archaeon.
CAACATACCCGAGCACTTCACCGTTTGTCCTCATCATGGGAAGCGCTTCTTTCCAAGAAGAAGACCCGCTCTTTCTGAATTCCACACGAGCCTTGCTGTTCCAGTTAGAATCCCCTGTTATGTGCCAGCGAAACCCAGCGCTGTGCAGTGTCGTCTTGTCCACGAAGAACGCGCCGGTCGTGACCGCTTCCTGTGCAGCGACCAAGGGAAACGAGAGCAACAAGGCGAGCCAGAGCAAGAAAAGGAATGGTTTAACCATGGGTTCCGCATTGCCTTATGGAATAAAAGGGTATTTAAAGGTTTTGAGAAGAGCGGCTTTAAAAGGAGGGGGTGTTGCAAAGATGGTGGCCAAAGGAAAACGCCATCGTAAGAACCTTGTCAAGGAATTGTTGAAGAAAAAGATGTTGAAGAAAATAGAAATAGCAAAGCCAAAAGGGACGCTAAAAACGGGAAGGGTGAAAGAAGAGAATCTTTCCACGACTAGCTCCGCAACTAGTCAGAACAATGCATCAGTACACACACGGGGAATCAAGCACTTCACCCGCTCAACAGTGAGCGATGGTAAGCGCAATGGTAAGCGCATTGGCAAGCAAAACTTTAAAAACCACTTGCAACTCTTTGAGGCACGCTGGGCCCGTAGCTTAGCCTGGAAAACAAGGCCACTCGCCACGCCCTGCGCTGGCAACCATCAGGCTTTTGGGCAATAGAGTGCTCGACTGATAATCGAGTGGTCCGGGGTTCAAACCAATATCAACGGCGCCAGAACACAGGCAGGAAACGACTCTTGTAGCATCCATCCTTGCCGTTCAATAGCGCGCCGTGCTTGTGAAAGTCCCCGCGGGCCCAGTTCTTTTCCCAATCATCCTCTCGACACACTTCATCACTTCTTACGCTCATCGCTCATGCTCACAAAACCCCCGTGCGCCTAACCACGCACCCGTTTGTTCAACGCCCCGCGCCCAGCCAGGCACCCCTCCCTTTTTGAACCCGCATGCGTCCAATCACACACGGAACACAGAATACCGAAACATATAATAATAGCGCACTGAAAAAAGAAGCCTATGAGCTATCTCATCTTAGTACGACACGGAGAATCTCGCTGGAACATCGCCAACAAGTTTACCGGCTGGGTCGACGTCCCCCTCTCCCCCACCGGCGTGCACGAAGCCCTCATAGCAGCACAAAAGCTCAAAAACGTTCCAGTAGACATAGCATTTACTTCGAAACTCGTCAGAGCGCATGAGACCCTCCTTCTCATCCTCTCGGAACAAGAAGCGACCGGCATCTTCCTTCACAGCACCGGCAGACAAGCAAAATGGTCGCTTCACCCCCACAAGTTCGAAAAGAACGAAATTCCCATCATACCTGCAGAAGCCCTTAACGAGCGGTACTACGGAACGCTGCAGGGCATGGACAAACACGCGGCCAGAAGAAAATGGGGAGAAGAGCAAGTCTTCCTCTGGCGACGCAGCTATGATGTCAGACCCCCAGGCGGCGAATCCCTCAAAGACGTGTACCGGCGCGTTGTTCC
It encodes:
- a CDS encoding phosphoglycerate mutase translates to MSYLILVRHGESRWNIANKFTGWVDVPLSPTGVHEALIAAQKLKNVPVDIAFTSKLVRAHETLLLILSEQEATGIFLHSTGRQAKWSLHPHKFEKNEIPIIPAEALNERYYGTLQGMDKHAARRKWGEEQVFLWRRSYDVRPPGGESLKDVYRRVVPYFKKHIVPHLRKGKTVLVVAHGNSLRAMIKHIENIPDKDIPHLELALGKPLIYRYGRGQFKKENFDHAFTRPLHWTHKRRALPTTRTRRSATKKTRNSATNKKQPARTKGSKATKKRKK